The following nucleotide sequence is from Synechococcus sp. KORDI-52.
TGAAGCGCCAGGGGGTGACATCGTTGTTGCCCTGGATGAACACACCGATCTCGCCCTTGCCGGATTCCAGGCGGGTGTAGAGCTCGCCGTTCGGAATCTTGAAGGTGGGGGCCACTTTCTTGGCCACGTACTGGAAGTCGAACCCGGCGGCGTCGCTGCCTTTGCCTTCGTTGAGGCGCTTGGCCTCGAGATTTTCGGTGGGGCCGCCGGGGATCATGTCGCAGGCCTGGCGCAGGATCTTGAGCGACTGGCGCATTTCCTCGATGCGCACGCGGTAGCGGGCGTAGCAGTCGCCTTCCTTTTCCCAGGCCACCTGCCAGTCGAAGTCGTCGTAGCACTCGTAGTGATCCACCTTGCGCAGATCCCAGGGCACACCGGAGGCGCGCAGCATTGGGCCGGAGAGGCTCCAGTTGATGGCGTCCTGCTTCTCGATCGTGCCCAGGCCCTCGATCCGGCGACGGAAGATCGGGTTGTTGGTGATCAGCTTCTCGTATTCGTCGATCTTGGGACCGAACCAGTCGCAGAAATCGCGACATTTTTCCAGCCAGCCCCAGGGCAGGTCAGCGGCAACGCCGCCGATGCGGAAATAGTTGTTGTTGATCAGCCGCTGGCCAGTGGCGGCTTCCCAGAGGTCGTAAATCATCTCCCGCTCCCGGAAGATGTAGAAGAACGGGGTCTGGGCCCCCACGTCTGCCAGGAAGGGTCCAAGCCAGAGCAGGTGATTAGCGATGCGGTTGAGTTCCAGCATCAGCACCCTGATGTAGCTGGCCCGCTTGGGCACCGGGATGTCCGCCAGCTTCTCCGGGGCATTCACCACGATGGCTTCGTAGAACATGCCCGCCGCGTAATCCATGCGGCTCACGTAAGGCACGAACATGACGTTCGTACGGTTTTCAGCGATCTTCTCCATGCCCCGGTGGAGGTAACCAATCACCGGTTCGCAGTCGACCACGTCCTCACCATCGAGGGTGACCACGAGCCGCAACACCCCGTGCATCGAGGGGTGGTGGGGCCCGAAGTTCACCACCATGGGCTCCGTGCGCGTTTCCAGCTGCGTCATGGGAGCGGTGGTCCGATCGATGAGTAGATCTTAAGGAGTCTTCGCCTGTGGCTTGTGCCCCCCTTCAGCCATGTGCCCGTGCTGGCCGATGCGGTGCTGGATGCGGCCCGGCAGATCCCGCGGCCGGAGGGCCTTTTGATTGACGCCACCCTCGGTGGCGGCGGCCACAGCGCCCTCTTGCTGGACCAGCATCCCCGCCTGCGCCTGATCGGCCTGGACCAGGACGCCACGGCCCGGGCCGCGGCGGCGCAGCGTCTGGCTCCCTATGGAGATCGTGTCTCGATCGTGGCCACCAACTTTGCCGACTACGTGCCGCCCGAACCCGCCGTGATGGTGCTGGCGGATCTGGGGGTGAGCAGCCCCCAGCTGGATGTGGCGGAGCGGGGCTTCAGTTTTCGCCTCGATGGTCCCTTGGACATGCGGATGAATGCAGGCGGCGCGGGGGAGACCGCGGCTGAGCTGATTGACCGCCTGGAGGAGAACGAGCTGGCGGATCTGATCTATGGCTATGGGGAGGAGCGGCTCTCCCGCCGAATCGCCCGGCGGATCAAGGCCGACCTCAAGGACAAAGGCGCCTACAGCGGAACGGCAGCCTTGGCCTATGCCGTGGCCGGTTGTTATCCCCCCAAAGCGCGGCGGGGGCGGATTCACCCGGCCACCCGCACCTTCCAGGCCCTGCGGATTGCGGTGAACGATGAACTGGGAGTGCTGGATCGCCTGCTCCAGCAGGCTCCCGATTGGCTGGAGCCTGAGGGTCTGCTGGGGATCATCAGCTTCCATTCCCTGGAAGACCGCCGCGTCAAGACCGCCTTCCTGCGGGATGAGCGCTTGCAGCGGATCACCCGCAAGCCGGTGGTGGCCACCAAGCAGGAGGAGGAGGCCAACCCCCGCAGCCGCAGTGCCAAATGGCGGCTGGCCCAAAGGCTCAGCGGTTGCTGAGCAGGCCGCTGTTGTCGTCCTGGCCGAAGAGTTGTCGGTAGGCCGCGCCGGTGATGCAAACGCAAACCGGAGCAGCGGCCACAAGCCCCACCAAACAGGCCAGAACCCCCAGCAGCAGGATCAGCGCCTGAAGGATCAACAGCCCCAGCACTTGCCACCACTGGTCCTGCACCACAGTGATGCCCCGCTGGATCGTGGCGATCGGGTTCAGGTCGTCCAGCAGGGCAATGAAGCCCAGGAAACTTTGGTTCACCTGGATGTAGATCACGAACAGCATCCCGATGGCCATGGTCAGCAACGCCAGGGGGCTGCGGCTGAAATTGAGCCCCAGCTCCAGGGCAGCCGCCCTGCCCGCCTCCGCCAGCTGCGGGTCGTTGGGGTCCACCGTTAAGGCCAGATTCATCCAGGGACCAAGAACGCTCCAGGCATCGGAGGCATTGAGGGTCACGACGATCACCAGCAGGGCGATGGGCAGCAGCAGAAGTGTCAGCGCCACCTGCCGGCTGCACAGGCGCCAGATAGCAGTGCCGTTCCAGTGGGTGAAATCGTTGAAGCTGGGGACGGTGCCCTCCAGGGCCATCCAGGAGCCGCGGATCAGGCCGACGCCGCCCCACAGGTTCACCACAGCCGACAGCAGCGGACCCAGGAGAGGAAGGACATTGGCCACTTGGGCCAGCAGTGAGCTGAGCAGCACAAAACCCACAAAGGTCATGGGGGCCAGGCGAAAGGCATGCCAGCCGTCCTGGACGGCGCTCCCGACGGAGAGTTCGGCCCTGCTGTCCATGGATTCAGATCTGTCGACTGGAAATTAAAGGGATCAGACCTGGGCCGCAGCGGCGGCGTCACCGATCGCCATCACGGCCTGGCGGATGTCTTCAGGTGTGGTGTCGCGCCCCAGGCTGAGGCGCAGGGAGGCTTCCGCTTCGGCACGGGTGCGGCCGATCGCTTGCAGCACGTGGGACGGGGCACCGTTGCTGCAGGCGGAGCCACTGCTGCAGGCCAGCTGCGGGCGCAGGGCCCGGTGCAGACGGCTGCCATTCACCCCGGGCAGGCTGATGTTGAGGTTGTGGGGCAGGCGCGGCTCCATGGCTCCGTTGAGCAGCACGCCGGGGAGCCGCTGCTGCAGGCCCTCCCAGAGCTGATCCCGCAGGCCTTGCAGCCGGCAGTTGCGCTGATCCCGGTCTTGCAACGCGCTTCGGGCTGCGGCCGCAAACCCCACGATCAAGGCGGTGGGCAGGGTTCCGGCCCTTAGCCCCTCCTCTTGGCCGCCCCCCCACTGCAGCGGTTCGATCACGATGCCGTCGCGCAGCACCAGCGCGCCGATGCCCTTGGGCCCGTAGAGCTTGTGGGCACTGAGGCTGAGAAGGTCAACGCCCAGGGCATCGGGGTTGAGCGGCACTGTCCCGAAGGCCTGAGCCCCGTCGCTGTGCAGGGTGATGCCATGGGACCGGCAGAGGGCACCCAGCTGCTCGAGTGGTTGGAGCACGCCGATTTCGTTGTTGGCTGCCATCACGCTCACCAGCCGCGTTTCGGGGGTGATCGCTGCCTCCAGCTGCTGGGGGGTGATCAATCCATCGGGGCCTGGCGCCAGCAGGGTGACGCTGAACCCTTCCCGCTGCAGTTGCTTTAATGGATCGAGCACGGCGTGGTGTTCGGTGGCCACGCTGATCAGATGCCCCTTCCCCAGGGCGCGGGCATGGCCCAGCAGCGCCAGGTTGTTGGCTTCGGTGGCACCACTGGTGAACACCAGCCGTTCCGGCTTCACCCCCACCGCCTCTGCCAGCTGGCGCCGTGCCATCTTCACCGCCGCAGAGGCGCTGAGGCCGAGCCGATGCTGACGGCTGGAGGGATTGCCCCAGTCCGCACTCCAGAAGGGCGCCATCGCCTCTACCACCTCAGCCGCACAGGGGGTGGTGGCCTGGAAATCAAAGGCGAGAGCCGAGCCGCTCAGGACGAGTCAGGCAGATGTTGCGATCATGGTGCTGCATTGCGTACAGCACCGGCATGGGTCTGCGATTGCCGATGGCTCTGCTGGGCTTGGGCTGGCTGCTGAGCGCGCAGCCCGCCAATGGTTTCGATCGTGAGCAGGTGCTGGAGCAGATGCGCCAATCGCGCCCTGCTGATCTCAAGGTGTTGCTTGAACGACCGGCCCCCGTCGGCACCCTCTCGATCGGGATCTACGGGGTCAAGCCAACGCCGTCGGATCCCAACACCCGCAGCTACCGGCTCTGGGAAGAGTCGGCGTCGGATCTGAACGTCTATGTCGAGAGCGTCAACTGTTCCACCGCCAAACCTCTGCGAGTGAAGCGCACGGCGTTGTTGGTCTACGTGCGCACCCTCAACCCCGGCGGCCCGATCACCGATATCAACCGGGAAGATCACCTGGTGTGGTGGGCGGCTTGCGTGCCCGAGGTGGCGGGAACCGACCCTGCCACGTTGCGCCAGAAGGCCCTCGATCTGGGCTTTTCAACCCTGATTCCCGAACGGCAGGAGCAGTTTCCCGCACTGGCCCGTTGAGCTTGCTCTCCATACATTGCAACCAGAGCGATTCCGGCCATGAGCGACGCGCCCACCCCCACCGCTGAATCCGCAGAGGCCGCGGCGCCCGCCCCGCGCCTGTTGCTCGTGGACGATGAGCCGGGGCTGCGGACAGCGGTGCAGGCCTACCTGGAAGACGAAGGCTTTGATGTGTCCACCGCAGTGGACGGGGAAGAGGGTTTCAGCAAGGCCCAGCAGATGCTGCCGGATGTGGTGATCAGCGACGTGATGATGCCGCGGCTCGATGGCTATGGGCTGCTGCAGAAGCTGCGCGCCGATGAACGGCTTGGCGGTACTCCGGTGATCTTCCTCACGGCCAAGGGGATGACGGCTGACCGCACACAGGGCTATCTGGCTGGGGTGGACGACTACATCCCCAAGCCCTTCGACCCTGATGAGTTGGTGGCGCGGGTGCGCAACGTGGCCCAGCGTCAGCAACGGCTGCTGCAGGAAGCGGCCCGCTTTGCCGACACGGATATGGGTCAGATGGCCAAGCAGATCACCGAGATCCGCTCGCTGTTGGCCCAGGCGGAAGCCCTGCCCTCCACCGAGCCCGTGGTGCACAGCTTCACGCCGCGGGAGGCGAGTGTGCTTCAGCTGGTGGCAGAAGGCTTGATGAACAAGGAGATTGCCCGTCAGCTGGAGACCTCGATCCGCAACGTCGAGAAGTACGTGAGCCGCTTGTTCAACAAGACGGGCACCTCCAGCCGCACGGAACTGGTGCGCTATGCCCTGGAGCACCGTCTGGTGACTTGAAGTCTGGCTGGCGCGAGGCCGCGTTCAACGACGGCTGGACCTACCGCGACCGGGTGCCGCTGGCCGATGCCGGCCTGCTGGTGAGTGCATGGCTGGCACATCGCTACCGCCACTCCGATGCGGCGGTGTGGCGGCAGCGGATTGCGGCTGGCGAGCTGGATTGGAATGGTGAGCTTCTCAGCAGCGATCGAGCCTTGCAGGGTGGGGACACCCTCTGCTGGCGGCGTCCCTCCTGGGTGGAGGAGGCGATCCCCGATCAGTGGCAGACCATCCACGACGACGGTGATCTGTTGGTGATCAACAAGCCCTCGGGCTTGCCGGTGATGCCCGGAGGTGGTTTTCTGCGCCACACGCTCACGGCCTTGCTCGAACCAACCGGAGCCCGGCCTGTGCACCGCCTGGGGCGCTTCACCTCCGGTTTGCAGGTGTGTGCCCGCACAGCGCACACCCGCGCCCTCTGGTCGAAGCAGTTCCGTCCGGAGGGTGGTTGCCGCAAGGTGTATCAGGCCTGGAGCCAGCGGGTGCCTGGCTTGGAGCTTGGGCAGTGCTTGAGGGTGTGCAGTGATGTGGTGGAACGGCCGCATCCGTTGTTGGGTTGGATCTGGGGGCCGGAACCGCTCGACAATGGGCCGATCCGTAAGCGGCTCTCCGCCCATTCTGTGCTGGAGTTGCTGGAGCGAACGGCAGCGGGCGATCGCCTGCAGGTGACGATCACCACAGGGCGGCCCCATCAGATCCGCATTCATCTGGCGCAGCTCGGCAGTCCGCTGCTGGGGGATCCGCTGTATCTCCGCAATCGTGAGATTTCAGCAAGCGCAACCCCCGGGGATGGTGGCTACCGGCTGCATGCCTGGAGGCTGGATGGCGGAGAGTTTTCTCTGCAGTCTTCTTTTTCCATCGATTGGGGGATTCTCTAGGTCCGCTCAATCCCTCGCCTGAGGGAAGTTTAATTGCAACTAATATGCGACTCGATTCATATTTGGTCGTATTTATTTAAGTTTATATGGCCTCTTTTAGTGGCTTTTAAGAAAGAATGATGCTTGAATTTTGATGATTTAAACGAGTTAGGAATTGTTGTTTTGGCGCTGCAAGGATCTGTTTCAGGCAGTCTTTATTGGGGAGGTATGTCAGGTCAGTTGACCCTTGTCAACTCCGGTGACACCCCTCTGACGGATTGGTCCTATACCTTTCGTACTACGCAAAAAGATGTTCAGGTTTGGTCGTCCAGCTATGACGTTGTTGATCTGGGGGATGGCACTTACGAGGTGACCGTTCGCCCCCCCGAGTGGGGTGCGTCTATTCCTGCCGGTGACTCCCTCAGCCTGAGTTTCAACGCCGTCAGCGTGGATCTGCCCACCAGCGGACCATTGACGGACGAGATGTTCTTTGCTGATGCATCTGTTGACGTCTCAGTGCCTGAAACTGAGCCGGACACGTCTCCCGACTCTCAGCCCGAACCGGACTCTGCTCACGAGCTCGAGCCCGAATCTGAACCAGCACCTGAGTCCCTGCAAGAGGTTGAAGCTCCAACCAGCGATGCACCAGCGCGCGTCTTCAAGGTGGATGTCTATTCAGGGGAGGTCAGCGACTTCCGCCCCGGCATCGACCGTCTCGACTTTGGCGGTCAGTCTGTTCACAACTTGATCCTCGGCAAAACGGAAGAGGGCTACGTCACGTTTCTCAGCCCCTGGAATGACACCCAGAAGATGACTCTCGTGGGAGTGACCTACGACCAGCTGGCCCTTGATGATTACGGCGTTGTCGGTAACGAGCACCTGCGTCAGGACCTGGGTGGCGTTGTGTCTTGGGAGTTGGGTATTGGCCAGAAGGATCCCAACACCACTTACATCCGTTCGCACGAGTACGGCAAGGTCGAGACCATCACCGACTTTGATCCGACCACCGACAAGATCAGCTTTCTCTATTACGGCACCCGCGAGCGTCTTTCGGTGACGCAGGACGGTGCCGATTTGGTGATTTCAACCGAACCCACCGGGCAGACCTTCATCTTCCAGAACACCAACCTGGCTGACATTCCTGGGGCCAGCCTGGAATTCCACTTCGACCAGATCGTCGAAGACAACCTCGAGATCCCCTTTGGTCGCTCGGTGGACTCGTTGACCCTCAAGGACCGCACGTCTTTGCTGACCCCTGCAGCGCCTGACGGTGAGCTGACGGATGGTTTCCAGACCCAGTCGGGCGATGCGGCGGTGAATGAGCAGCCTCCCCACGACAGCCATTCCATGGGTGACGACGGCTCCATGGACATGGATCCAGAGATGGAGATGGATGGCGAGATGGGCATGGATTCCGGCATGGACATGCCCAGCGATTCCGAGCCATTAAGTCCTGAGCCTTTGGTTGAGACTGAACCCAGTGCTTCCGGCTTGGTGGTGTCCGCCACGATCACTGGTGGTTGGTCGGGGACCTTCGCTGGCAATGTCACGGTGACGAACACCACCGGTGCTTCGGTCGGAACCGACTGGACGGTGAGCTTTGTCTCTGATGCACCCTTGAAGACCGTCAGTAATTTCGAGTTCACCAACACGCTCCGTGACGATGGCCGTTATGTCGTCACCTTGAGTCCCAAGTCTTGGTCAGCTCCTTTGGCCGCCGGTTCGGCCCAGAGCTCCTACTACCAGGGTTCCGGAGACTTCGTTGATCCGAATCAGGTGTTCGACCTCGGCTTCACGAGCGCCGAGGTGCCTCAGCAGCAGGCTGAGTTGGAGACTGATCCGTCTGTGATGGAGCAGCAGCCCGAAGCTCCCCAACAACCCGACTCCAGCGATGGTGTCGAGCCCTTTGATGGCGATACAACGGCCATTGAGGGCGCCACCCCGACCGAAGACACACCTGTAACGGAGAGCGGCACCGTCATCATCGACTACGAACGCCCCAATGGCACGACTGACAAGCGGGTGGTGACCTACTTCG
It contains:
- a CDS encoding NAD(P)H-quinone oxidoreductase subunit H yields the protein MTQLETRTEPMVVNFGPHHPSMHGVLRLVVTLDGEDVVDCEPVIGYLHRGMEKIAENRTNVMFVPYVSRMDYAAGMFYEAIVVNAPEKLADIPVPKRASYIRVLMLELNRIANHLLWLGPFLADVGAQTPFFYIFREREMIYDLWEAATGQRLINNNYFRIGGVAADLPWGWLEKCRDFCDWFGPKIDEYEKLITNNPIFRRRIEGLGTIEKQDAINWSLSGPMLRASGVPWDLRKVDHYECYDDFDWQVAWEKEGDCYARYRVRIEEMRQSLKILRQACDMIPGGPTENLEAKRLNEGKGSDAAGFDFQYVAKKVAPTFKIPNGELYTRLESGKGEIGVFIQGNNDVTPWRFKIRAADSNNLQILPHILKGHKVADIMAILGSIDVIMGSVDR
- a CDS encoding RNA pseudouridine synthase, whose translation is MKSGWREAAFNDGWTYRDRVPLADAGLLVSAWLAHRYRHSDAAVWRQRIAAGELDWNGELLSSDRALQGGDTLCWRRPSWVEEAIPDQWQTIHDDGDLLVINKPSGLPVMPGGGFLRHTLTALLEPTGARPVHRLGRFTSGLQVCARTAHTRALWSKQFRPEGGCRKVYQAWSQRVPGLELGQCLRVCSDVVERPHPLLGWIWGPEPLDNGPIRKRLSAHSVLELLERTAAGDRLQVTITTGRPHQIRIHLAQLGSPLLGDPLYLRNREISASATPGDGGYRLHAWRLDGGEFSLQSSFSIDWGIL
- the rsmH gene encoding 16S rRNA (cytosine(1402)-N(4))-methyltransferase RsmH, which codes for MPPFSHVPVLADAVLDAARQIPRPEGLLIDATLGGGGHSALLLDQHPRLRLIGLDQDATARAAAAQRLAPYGDRVSIVATNFADYVPPEPAVMVLADLGVSSPQLDVAERGFSFRLDGPLDMRMNAGGAGETAAELIDRLEENELADLIYGYGEERLSRRIARRIKADLKDKGAYSGTAALAYAVAGCYPPKARRGRIHPATRTFQALRIAVNDELGVLDRLLQQAPDWLEPEGLLGIISFHSLEDRRVKTAFLRDERLQRITRKPVVATKQEEEANPRSRSAKWRLAQRLSGC
- a CDS encoding glycosyl hydrolase family 18 protein, translated to MSGQLTLVNSGDTPLTDWSYTFRTTQKDVQVWSSSYDVVDLGDGTYEVTVRPPEWGASIPAGDSLSLSFNAVSVDLPTSGPLTDEMFFADASVDVSVPETEPDTSPDSQPEPDSAHELEPESEPAPESLQEVEAPTSDAPARVFKVDVYSGEVSDFRPGIDRLDFGGQSVHNLILGKTEEGYVTFLSPWNDTQKMTLVGVTYDQLALDDYGVVGNEHLRQDLGGVVSWELGIGQKDPNTTYIRSHEYGKVETITDFDPTTDKISFLYYGTRERLSVTQDGADLVISTEPTGQTFIFQNTNLADIPGASLEFHFDQIVEDNLEIPFGRSVDSLTLKDRTSLLTPAAPDGELTDGFQTQSGDAAVNEQPPHDSHSMGDDGSMDMDPEMEMDGEMGMDSGMDMPSDSEPLSPEPLVETEPSASGLVVSATITGGWSGTFAGNVTVTNTTGASVGTDWTVSFVSDAPLKTVSNFEFTNTLRDDGRYVVTLSPKSWSAPLAAGSAQSSYYQGSGDFVDPNQVFDLGFTSAEVPQQQAELETDPSVMEQQPEAPQQPDSSDGVEPFDGDTTAIEGATPTEDTPVTESGTVIIDYERPNGTTDKRVVTYFEEWGIYSRDVNLSDVDGQSMTHMNYSFFDVRADGSITLFDEFAALQKRFPEADQVSRTFSSSEYAAMAPELLDIYENSGRYTTSQNGDAITVTSVPVGWNGVGTNDAGNFEQLRRFKELNPEVNLGFALGGWTLSDEFSTAYATQEGRDKFVSETVRIFETYDFFTVVDFDWEYPGGGGKAGNAVSASDGANFELVLRDLRTALDDLSARTGRDFEVSVATAGGQEKLANLNLQGIDPYVDFYNVMTYDFHGGWENVTGHQAAMTGDANNYDVTGAVDVFENAGIELSKVVMGAPAYTRAWGNVADGGTFGYQQPGSGPDSTGSFEAGIYDYKDVLNDVITGTRNLYWDDDNKAAFLYDGDEWSSMETTATIAGKAAYVEEKGLGGMMFWALSNDTEGEASLVEAADDLLRKGASYAEVIERAPEFDAIIGGNGDFSLTDFTGLV
- a CDS encoding cysteine desulfurase family protein, producing MAPFWSADWGNPSSRQHRLGLSASAAVKMARRQLAEAVGVKPERLVFTSGATEANNLALLGHARALGKGHLISVATEHHAVLDPLKQLQREGFSVTLLAPGPDGLITPQQLEAAITPETRLVSVMAANNEIGVLQPLEQLGALCRSHGITLHSDGAQAFGTVPLNPDALGVDLLSLSAHKLYGPKGIGALVLRDGIVIEPLQWGGGQEEGLRAGTLPTALIVGFAAAARSALQDRDQRNCRLQGLRDQLWEGLQQRLPGVLLNGAMEPRLPHNLNISLPGVNGSRLHRALRPQLACSSGSACSNGAPSHVLQAIGRTRAEAEASLRLSLGRDTTPEDIRQAVMAIGDAAAAAQV
- a CDS encoding response regulator transcription factor, yielding MSDAPTPTAESAEAAAPAPRLLLVDDEPGLRTAVQAYLEDEGFDVSTAVDGEEGFSKAQQMLPDVVISDVMMPRLDGYGLLQKLRADERLGGTPVIFLTAKGMTADRTQGYLAGVDDYIPKPFDPDELVARVRNVAQRQQRLLQEAARFADTDMGQMAKQITEIRSLLAQAEALPSTEPVVHSFTPREASVLQLVAEGLMNKEIARQLETSIRNVEKYVSRLFNKTGTSSRTELVRYALEHRLVT